The following coding sequences are from one Bradyrhizobium sp. WSM471 window:
- the metH gene encoding methionine synthase — translation MTVSTSPKRTALLDAARERILVLDGAMGTMIQNLQFDEAAFRGERFKSFHRDLRGNNDLLILTQPQAIEDIHAAYLRAGADIVATNTFSTTSIAQADYDLADIVYEMAREGARLAGNAARRVEAEDGKPRFVAGAIGPTNRTASISPDVSNPGYRAVTFDDLRKSYGEQINGMLDGGVDLLLVETIFDTLNAKAALYAIAEITEERGIDMPVMVSGTITDKSGRLLSGQLPEAFWHSVQHARPVTIGFNCALGAKDLRAHIADIGRVADTLVCAYPNAGLPNEFGQYDETPEYMARLVGEFARDGLVNIVGGCCGTTPDHIAAIAAAVAPHKPRIVPEIEPRLRLSGLEPFILTDAIPFVNVGERTNVTGSARFRKLVTAGDYTAALQVARDQVENGAQIIDVNMDEGLLDSEAAMVTFLNLVAAEPDIARVPVMVDSSKFSVIEAGLKCVQGKPVVNSISMKEGEDKFIHEAKVARRHGAAVVVMAFDEVGQADTFARKTEICKRAYDILVNRVGFPPEDIIFDPNIFAIATGIEEHNNYGVDFIEATRWIRKNLPGAHISGGVSNLSFSFRGNEPVREAMHSVFLYHAIKAGMDMGIVNAGQMIVYDDIDPELRQVCEDVILNRDPGASERLLALAERFRGNKTQTKEADLAWREWPVAKRLSHALVHGITEFIEQDTEEARKASKRPLDVIEGPLMAGMNVVGDLFGDGKMFLPQVVKSARVMKQAVAWLMPFMEEEKARNLANGIGTEGSSSAGKIVLATVKGDVHDIGKNIVGIVLQCNNYEVIDLGVMVPAAKIVETVKAEKADIVGLSGLITPSLDEMAFFAGELQREGLKLPLLIGGATTSRVHTAVKIDPSYRAGPVVHVNDASRAVGVASALLSPERREAYAAEVRAEYAKISDAHMRAQADKKRLKLATARANRVPVDFAANKPVKPTFLGTRSFDDYDLAELVPYIDWTPFFQTWELAGRFPAILNDVKVGEVARSLYDDARKMLDLIVKEKWFRARATVGFWPANAQGDDIVLYADESRTRTIATLHTLRQQLEKREGRFNAALADFVAPAGTGVPDYVGGFVVTAGIGEDVVADRFKMANDDYSSILCKALADRLAEAFAERMHARVRREFWAYAPDETLSTDDLILEKYQGIRPAPGYPAQPDHTEKATLFELLDAENTAGVKLTESFAMWPGSSVSGLYLANPESYYFGVGKIERDQVEDYAARKGMSLAEAERWLAPILNYIPARESASDKAAFAATPANDETSKELASHPPGCTCAVHLVWQKKRAGAG, via the coding sequence ATGACCGTATCCACCTCTCCCAAGCGAACCGCCCTGCTCGACGCCGCGCGTGAGCGCATTCTCGTGCTCGACGGCGCCATGGGGACGATGATCCAGAACCTCCAGTTCGACGAAGCCGCCTTCCGCGGCGAGCGCTTCAAGAGCTTCCATCGCGATCTGCGCGGCAACAACGACCTCCTGATCCTGACCCAGCCGCAGGCGATCGAGGACATCCACGCCGCCTATTTGCGGGCCGGCGCCGACATCGTCGCCACCAACACCTTCTCCACGACCTCGATTGCCCAGGCCGATTACGATCTCGCCGACATCGTCTACGAGATGGCGCGCGAAGGCGCCCGCCTGGCCGGCAACGCCGCACGCCGCGTCGAGGCCGAGGACGGCAAGCCGCGCTTCGTCGCCGGCGCCATCGGACCGACCAACCGCACCGCCTCGATCTCGCCCGACGTCTCCAATCCCGGCTACCGCGCCGTCACATTCGACGATCTGCGCAAATCCTATGGCGAGCAGATCAATGGCATGCTCGACGGCGGCGTCGATCTGCTGCTGGTCGAGACCATCTTCGACACGCTGAACGCCAAGGCGGCGCTCTACGCGATCGCCGAGATCACGGAAGAACGCGGCATCGACATGCCCGTGATGGTGTCGGGCACCATCACCGACAAGTCCGGCCGCCTGCTGTCCGGCCAGTTGCCGGAAGCGTTCTGGCATTCGGTGCAGCACGCCAGGCCCGTCACCATCGGCTTCAACTGCGCGCTCGGCGCGAAAGATCTGCGCGCGCATATCGCCGACATCGGCCGCGTCGCCGATACGCTTGTTTGTGCCTATCCCAATGCCGGCCTGCCCAACGAGTTCGGCCAATATGACGAGACGCCGGAATACATGGCCCGCCTGGTCGGCGAGTTCGCGCGCGATGGCCTCGTCAACATCGTCGGCGGCTGCTGCGGCACCACGCCGGACCATATCGCGGCGATTGCGGCTGCGGTCGCGCCGCACAAGCCGCGCATCGTGCCGGAAATCGAACCTCGCTTGCGGCTCTCCGGCCTCGAGCCGTTCATCCTGACCGACGCCATTCCCTTCGTGAACGTCGGCGAGCGCACCAACGTCACCGGCTCCGCCCGCTTCCGCAAGCTGGTCACCGCCGGCGACTACACTGCCGCGCTGCAGGTCGCCCGCGACCAGGTCGAGAACGGCGCGCAGATCATCGACGTCAACATGGACGAGGGGCTTCTGGACTCGGAAGCCGCGATGGTGACCTTCCTCAACCTCGTCGCCGCCGAGCCCGACATCGCCCGCGTCCCCGTCATGGTCGATTCCTCGAAATTCTCCGTGATCGAGGCCGGCCTGAAATGCGTGCAGGGCAAGCCGGTCGTCAATTCGATCTCCATGAAGGAAGGCGAGGACAAGTTCATTCACGAGGCCAAGGTCGCCCGCCGTCACGGCGCGGCTGTCGTGGTGATGGCGTTCGACGAGGTCGGCCAGGCCGATACGTTCGCCCGCAAGACCGAGATCTGCAAGCGCGCCTACGACATCCTTGTGAACCGCGTCGGCTTCCCGCCGGAAGACATCATCTTCGATCCGAATATCTTCGCGATCGCAACCGGCATCGAGGAACACAACAATTACGGCGTCGACTTCATCGAGGCTACGCGCTGGATCCGCAAGAATCTGCCGGGTGCGCATATCTCGGGCGGTGTGTCCAATTTGTCGTTCTCGTTCCGCGGCAACGAGCCGGTGCGCGAGGCCATGCACTCGGTGTTCCTGTATCACGCCATCAAGGCCGGCATGGACATGGGCATCGTCAACGCCGGGCAGATGATCGTCTATGACGACATCGATCCCGAATTGCGCCAGGTGTGCGAGGACGTCATCCTCAACCGCGACCCCGGTGCGTCCGAGCGTCTGCTGGCGCTCGCGGAGCGATTCCGCGGCAACAAGACCCAGACCAAGGAAGCCGATCTCGCCTGGCGCGAATGGCCGGTGGCGAAGCGGCTGTCGCACGCCCTGGTGCATGGGATCACCGAGTTCATCGAGCAGGATACCGAGGAGGCCCGCAAGGCCTCCAAGCGCCCGCTCGACGTGATCGAGGGCCCGCTGATGGCCGGCATGAACGTGGTCGGCGACCTCTTCGGCGATGGCAAGATGTTCCTGCCGCAGGTGGTGAAGTCGGCACGCGTGATGAAGCAGGCTGTCGCCTGGCTGATGCCGTTCATGGAAGAGGAGAAGGCGCGCAATCTCGCCAACGGCATCGGCACGGAAGGCTCCTCGTCCGCCGGCAAGATCGTGCTCGCGACCGTCAAGGGCGACGTCCACGACATCGGCAAGAACATCGTCGGCATCGTGCTCCAGTGCAACAATTACGAGGTGATCGACCTCGGCGTGATGGTGCCCGCAGCCAAGATCGTCGAGACCGTGAAGGCGGAGAAGGCCGACATCGTCGGACTGTCCGGCCTGATCACGCCCTCGCTCGACGAGATGGCGTTTTTCGCCGGCGAATTGCAGCGCGAAGGCCTCAAGCTGCCGCTCTTGATCGGCGGCGCCACCACGAGCCGCGTGCATACCGCGGTCAAGATCGACCCGAGCTATCGCGCCGGTCCCGTCGTGCATGTCAACGACGCCAGCCGTGCGGTCGGCGTCGCCTCCGCGCTGCTGTCGCCCGAGAGGCGCGAGGCCTATGCCGCCGAAGTGCGTGCCGAGTACGCAAAGATTTCGGACGCGCATATGCGCGCCCAGGCCGACAAGAAGCGGCTGAAGCTGGCGACCGCCCGCGCCAACCGCGTGCCGGTCGATTTTGCCGCCAACAAGCCGGTGAAGCCGACCTTCCTCGGCACCAGGAGCTTCGACGACTACGATCTCGCCGAGCTGGTGCCCTATATCGACTGGACGCCGTTCTTCCAGACCTGGGAGCTCGCCGGGCGCTTCCCCGCCATCCTTAACGATGTCAAGGTCGGCGAAGTCGCGCGCTCGCTCTACGACGACGCGCGAAAGATGCTCGACCTGATCGTCAAGGAGAAATGGTTCCGCGCGCGGGCCACCGTCGGCTTCTGGCCCGCCAATGCGCAGGGCGACGACATCGTGCTCTATGCCGACGAGAGCCGGACCAGGACGATCGCGACGCTGCACACGCTGCGCCAGCAGCTCGAGAAGCGCGAGGGCCGTTTCAACGCCGCACTCGCCGACTTCGTCGCGCCTGCCGGCACCGGCGTGCCCGATTATGTCGGCGGCTTCGTCGTCACCGCCGGCATCGGCGAGGATGTGGTCGCCGACCGTTTCAAGATGGCCAATGACGACTATTCCTCGATCCTGTGCAAGGCGCTGGCCGACCGCCTTGCGGAGGCCTTCGCCGAGCGCATGCATGCCCGCGTCCGCCGCGAGTTCTGGGCCTATGCGCCGGACGAGACGCTCTCGACCGACGATCTGATCCTCGAAAAGTATCAGGGCATCCGTCCCGCCCCCGGCTACCCCGCGCAGCCCGATCACACCGAGAAGGCGACGCTGTTCGAACTGCTCGACGCCGAGAACACCGCCGGCGTGAAGCTGACCGAGAGCTTTGCGATGTGGCCGGGCTCTTCCGTGTCGGGGCTCTATCTCGCCAATCCCGAGAGCTATTATTTCGGCGTCGGCAAGATCGAGCGCGATCAGGTCGAGGACTATGCTGCGCGCAAGGGCATGAGCCTCGCCGAGGCCGAGCGCTGGCTCGCGCCGATCCTGAACTACATCCCGGCGCGAGAGAGCGCGAGCGACAAGGCGGCGTTCGCGGCAACACCGGCCAACGACGAAACGTCGAAGGAGCTTGCCTCGCATCCGCCGGGCTGCACCTGCGCGGTGCACCTGGTCTGGCAGAAGAAGCGTGCGGGGGCGGGTTAG
- the metF gene encoding methylenetetrahydrofolate reductase [NAD(P)H], giving the protein MTDVTTTAHTDGQDGHLKRPAISFEFFPPKTEDMERNLWDTINRLAPLDPKFVSVTYGAGGSTRERTHSTISRILKETALLPAAHLTCVGASRGEIDEIVDRYHEVGVRHIVALRGDPAGGIGTAYSSHPDGYQSSADLVAGIKKRHGDIEVSVSAYPEKHPDARDFDDDIDTLQAKVDAGATRAITQVFFDNDLYFRYLDRVRARGINIPIVPGIMPMHNFKQARNFVTRNGTSVPDWFAAKFEGLDEDAETRKLVAATVAAGQVQKLAKHGVDTFHFYTMNRADLVFAISHLLGIRAKSAQKAA; this is encoded by the coding sequence ATGACTGACGTGACGACGACTGCCCATACCGACGGGCAAGACGGGCACCTGAAGCGGCCTGCGATTTCCTTCGAGTTCTTTCCGCCCAAGACCGAAGATATGGAGCGCAATCTCTGGGACACCATCAACCGGCTGGCCCCGCTCGACCCGAAATTCGTCTCGGTCACCTATGGCGCCGGCGGCTCGACCCGTGAGCGCACCCACTCGACCATCTCGCGCATCCTCAAGGAGACCGCGCTGCTGCCGGCCGCGCACCTGACCTGCGTCGGCGCCTCGCGCGGGGAGATCGACGAGATCGTCGACCGCTATCACGAGGTCGGCGTCCGCCACATCGTGGCCTTGCGCGGCGATCCCGCGGGCGGCATCGGCACGGCCTATTCCAGCCATCCCGATGGCTACCAGAGCTCCGCCGACCTCGTCGCCGGCATCAAGAAGCGGCACGGCGATATCGAGGTGTCGGTCTCGGCGTACCCTGAGAAGCACCCCGACGCGCGCGACTTCGACGATGACATCGACACGCTGCAGGCCAAGGTCGATGCGGGTGCGACCCGTGCGATCACGCAGGTGTTCTTCGATAACGACCTCTACTTCCGCTATCTCGACCGCGTCCGCGCGCGCGGGATCAACATTCCGATCGTGCCGGGCATCATGCCCATGCATAATTTCAAGCAGGCTCGCAATTTCGTCACCCGCAACGGCACCTCCGTGCCGGACTGGTTCGCGGCGAAATTCGAGGGCCTCGATGAAGACGCCGAGACCCGCAAGCTGGTGGCGGCCACCGTCGCCGCCGGCCAGGTGCAGAAGCTGGCGAAGCACGGCGTCGACACCTTCCATTTCTACACCATGAACCGCGCCGATCTCGTGTTCGCGATCAGCCATTTGCTCGGCATCCGCGCCAAGAGCGCGCAGAAGGCGGCTTAA
- a CDS encoding LLM class flavin-dependent oxidoreductase, which yields MIPLSVLDLSVVTTGTKPAAALRNSIDLARHVDGLGYVRYWLAEHHNLASVASPAPDVMIGQIAAVTKHIRVGSGGVMLPNHAPLVVAERFKMLEALFPGRIDLGLGRAPGTDGATAYALRSRLDRREGDDFLERLHELILWQTREFPSGHPYHNVVAMPDDTPLPPIWLLGSSDYSSELAAQVGMGFAFAHHFASHDAIDAMVHYRNRFQPSAWSAIPRAILAVAVITADTDDEAEKLAASFDLNRLRRDRGQYLPLPSVEEALAYPYTDSERTSIQRNRSRLFVGSPATVRKTLQPLIDASKPDELMVITAVYDHEARKKSYSLLAEAFGLKAVG from the coding sequence ATGATCCCGCTCTCAGTCCTCGACCTCTCCGTCGTCACAACTGGCACAAAGCCCGCCGCGGCGCTGCGCAACAGCATCGACCTGGCGCGCCATGTCGACGGACTCGGCTATGTCCGCTACTGGCTCGCCGAGCATCACAACCTCGCCTCCGTCGCGAGTCCGGCGCCCGACGTGATGATCGGGCAGATCGCGGCGGTGACCAAGCACATTCGCGTCGGCTCCGGCGGCGTGATGCTGCCCAATCACGCGCCGCTGGTCGTGGCCGAGCGCTTCAAGATGCTGGAGGCGTTGTTTCCCGGCCGCATCGATCTCGGCCTCGGCCGCGCCCCCGGCACCGACGGTGCCACGGCCTATGCGCTGCGCAGCCGGCTCGACCGTCGCGAAGGCGACGATTTCCTCGAGCGACTGCACGAATTGATCCTGTGGCAGACCCGTGAATTTCCCTCGGGCCATCCCTACCACAATGTCGTCGCGATGCCCGACGATACGCCGTTGCCGCCGATCTGGCTGCTCGGCTCCAGCGATTATTCGTCGGAGCTCGCTGCGCAGGTCGGCATGGGCTTCGCATTCGCCCATCATTTTGCGTCCCATGATGCGATCGATGCGATGGTGCATTATCGCAATCGTTTTCAGCCCTCGGCCTGGAGCGCGATCCCGCGCGCGATCCTCGCGGTCGCCGTCATCACGGCCGATACGGATGACGAAGCCGAAAAGCTCGCCGCGTCTTTCGACCTCAACCGCCTGCGCCGCGACCGCGGCCAGTATCTTCCACTGCCGAGCGTCGAGGAGGCGCTGGCCTATCCCTATACCGACTCGGAGCGCACCTCGATCCAGCGCAACCGCTCGCGCCTGTTCGTCGGCAGCCCTGCAACCGTGCGGAAGACGCTCCAGCCACTGATCGACGCGAGCAAGCCGGACGAGTTGATGGTGATCACCGCTGTGTATGATCACGAGGCACGCAAGAAATCGTATTCGCTGCTGGCGGAGGCGTTCGGGCTTAAGGCGGTCGGATAA
- a CDS encoding prephenate dehydratase, with protein sequence MSKLKIAFQGEPGANSHIAIVEAYPDAEPMPCATFEDALSAISSGEADLGMIPIENSVAGRVADIHHLLPASGLFIIGEWFLPVRHQLMAVKGTRLEDIKSVESHVHALGQCRRIIRKLGIKPIVHADTAGSARDISERNDKTVAAIASRLAAKIYGLDILAEDIEDEAHNTTRFVLLAREPKWAAQGSGPLVTTFVFRVRNLPAALYKALGGFATNGVNMTKLESYMVDGNFFATQFYADVDGHPEDKGLAFAIEELKFFSREFRIVGVYPGHPFRATME encoded by the coding sequence ATGAGCAAGCTGAAAATCGCATTCCAGGGCGAGCCTGGCGCCAATTCCCACATCGCCATCGTCGAGGCCTATCCTGACGCCGAGCCGATGCCCTGCGCCACCTTCGAGGACGCCTTGTCGGCGATCTCGTCGGGCGAAGCCGACCTCGGTATGATCCCGATCGAGAATTCGGTCGCGGGCCGCGTCGCCGACATCCATCATTTGCTGCCGGCCTCCGGCCTCTTCATCATCGGCGAATGGTTTCTGCCGGTCCGGCATCAGCTGATGGCGGTGAAGGGGACCAGGCTCGAAGACATCAAGAGCGTCGAGAGCCATGTGCACGCGCTCGGTCAATGCCGGCGCATCATTCGCAAGCTCGGCATCAAGCCGATCGTGCACGCCGACACCGCCGGCAGCGCCCGCGACATTTCCGAGCGCAACGACAAGACCGTGGCTGCGATCGCCTCGCGCCTCGCCGCAAAAATCTACGGCCTCGACATTTTGGCCGAGGACATCGAGGACGAGGCCCATAACACCACGCGCTTCGTGCTGCTCGCGCGCGAACCGAAATGGGCCGCACAGGGCTCCGGTCCGCTGGTCACGACTTTTGTATTCCGGGTGCGCAATTTGCCGGCCGCGCTCTACAAGGCGCTCGGTGGCTTTGCCACCAACGGCGTCAACATGACCAAGCTCGAGAGCTACATGGTCGACGGCAATTTCTTCGCCACCCAATTTTACGCCGACGTCGACGGCCACCCCGAGGACAAGGGCCTCGCGTTCGCGATCGAGGAGCTGAAATTCTTCTCACGCGAATTCCGCATCGTCGGCGTGTATCCGGGTCACCCGTTCCGCGCGACGATGGAGTAG
- a CDS encoding 3-deoxy-manno-octulosonate cytidylyltransferase produces MIDPRILVLIPARMAATRLPGKPLADIAGQPMIVHVMRRAEAAGIGRVAVATDTAEIASVVTANGGEAVMTRPEHPSGSDRIHEAMQKLDPDGKAEIVVNLQGDFPTITIDNIREVLPPLQDPDVDIATLASQIHTEEEDLAPSVVKAIGTSLGGRRMRALYFTRATAPTGDGPRYHHIGLYAYRRAALERYVRLPPSPLELQEKLEQLRALEAGMRIDFTIVDTVPRGVDTPADLETARSILSKS; encoded by the coding sequence ATGATCGATCCCCGCATCCTGGTGCTAATTCCGGCCCGCATGGCCGCCACCCGCCTGCCCGGCAAGCCGCTCGCCGATATCGCGGGGCAGCCGATGATCGTGCACGTGATGCGCCGCGCCGAGGCCGCCGGCATAGGTCGGGTCGCGGTCGCAACCGACACCGCGGAGATCGCGTCCGTCGTGACCGCCAATGGCGGCGAGGCGGTGATGACCCGCCCGGAGCACCCGTCCGGCTCCGATCGCATCCACGAGGCCATGCAGAAGCTCGATCCGGACGGCAAGGCCGAAATCGTGGTCAATCTGCAGGGCGATTTCCCGACCATCACGATCGACAACATCCGCGAGGTGCTGCCGCCGCTGCAAGACCCTGACGTGGATATCGCGACGCTGGCTTCGCAGATCCATACGGAGGAGGAGGACCTCGCGCCGAGCGTCGTGAAGGCGATCGGGACCTCGCTCGGCGGCAGACGCATGCGCGCACTTTATTTCACCCGCGCAACGGCGCCGACCGGCGACGGGCCGCGTTACCACCATATCGGCCTCTACGCCTATCGCCGCGCCGCGCTGGAGCGCTACGTCCGGCTTCCGCCTTCGCCGCTGGAACTGCAGGAGAAGCTCGAGCAGCTCCGGGCGCTCGAGGCCGGAATGCGCATCGACTTCACCATCGTCGATACCGTGCCCCGCGGGGTCGACACGCCGGCGGACCTGGAAACGGCCCGCAGCATCCTTTCCAAATCCTGA
- a CDS encoding cytochrome c family protein has product MDSFELNKILGAVLGTCLLLLVTSFTAQALFSPKMPEKPGFEIAVKEDAGHGKEGGAAPTAAEPIEKLLQTASVEKGASAAKKCGACHTFEKGGPNRVGPNLYGVVGDHVGEGRGGFNFSAAMKAKGGTWDFDALNKFIANPKAAVPGTAMGFAGIPKDSERADVIAYLNSLSDSPKPLPTAAK; this is encoded by the coding sequence ATGGACTCTTTCGAACTGAACAAGATTCTCGGTGCCGTGCTTGGCACATGTCTCCTTCTGCTGGTGACGAGCTTCACCGCCCAGGCGTTGTTCTCGCCCAAGATGCCGGAAAAGCCGGGCTTCGAGATCGCGGTGAAGGAAGACGCCGGTCACGGCAAGGAAGGCGGCGCTGCCCCCACAGCCGCCGAACCGATCGAAAAGCTGCTCCAGACCGCCTCGGTCGAGAAGGGCGCCTCCGCCGCCAAGAAGTGCGGCGCCTGCCACACCTTCGAGAAGGGCGGCCCGAACCGTGTCGGTCCGAACCTCTACGGCGTTGTCGGCGACCATGTTGGCGAGGGCCGCGGTGGCTTCAACTTCTCGGCCGCGATGAAGGCCAAGGGCGGCACCTGGGACTTCGATGCGCTCAACAAGTTCATCGCCAACCCCAAGGCGGCTGTGCCGGGCACGGCGATGGGCTTTGCCGGCATTCCGAAGGATAGCGAGCGCGCCGACGTGATCGCTTACCTGAACAGTCTCTCCGACAGCCCGAAGCCGCTGCCCACCGCGGCGAAGTAA
- a CDS encoding extracellular solute-binding protein translates to MALTRRDLLLTGTAAATLPALGSVGGLPGVGAAHAQSAGEPTWRHALSLFGQVKYPADFKRFDYVNPEAPKGGVARQIAVGTFDNFNIVVSGVKGQVAGAVAFIYESLTTAALDEVSTEYGALAEAVSHPDDFSFVTYRLRPQAKWHDGKPVTADDVIFSLDSFKKHHPMYSAYYSHVVKAEKVGEREVKFVFDAPGNRELPQIVGQLTVLPKHWWEGTDAQGRKRDVSATTLEVPLGSGPYRVKEFVAGRSIVLERVKDYWGRDLAVNVGRNNFDELRYEYFRDATVAIEAFKADQVDWRTENSAKNWATAYDFPAVTDKRVILEEFANRSSGVMQAFVPNLRRAKFKDPRVRRALNYAFDFEEMNKQIFYGQYKRISSYFDGIDELMATGLPQGKELEILDTVRAEVPPEVFTTAYTNPVGGSPEAVRDNLREALRLFKEAGYEVRDRKLVDVKTGTQFSLELLNSDPSFERITLFYKPSLERLGIAVSVRTVDPTQYENRTREWDFDIVTNSWGESQSPGNEQREFWSSKTADIAGSRNITGIKNPAVDKLIERVIYAKGRDDLVAATKALDRVLLWNHYVVPQWTYTKVRTARWDRFGRPAELPKYGQSGFPFIWWYDADKAARIAKKS, encoded by the coding sequence TTGGCCCTTACCCGACGCGATCTCCTGCTCACTGGCACTGCTGCCGCAACGCTCCCCGCCCTTGGTTCCGTAGGGGGTCTTCCCGGCGTCGGCGCGGCACACGCGCAATCCGCCGGCGAGCCCACCTGGCGACACGCGCTGTCGCTGTTCGGACAGGTCAAATACCCAGCGGACTTCAAGCGCTTCGACTACGTCAATCCGGAAGCGCCAAAAGGCGGCGTCGCACGCCAGATCGCCGTCGGCACATTCGACAATTTCAACATCGTCGTCTCCGGTGTGAAGGGGCAAGTCGCCGGTGCCGTAGCATTCATCTACGAATCCCTCACGACGGCCGCGCTCGACGAAGTCTCGACCGAATACGGCGCGCTGGCCGAGGCCGTCAGCCATCCGGATGATTTCTCGTTCGTGACCTACCGCTTGCGGCCGCAAGCCAAATGGCATGACGGCAAGCCTGTTACCGCGGACGACGTGATCTTCTCGCTGGATTCCTTCAAGAAGCACCACCCGATGTACTCGGCCTATTACAGCCATGTGGTGAAAGCCGAGAAGGTCGGGGAGCGCGAGGTAAAATTCGTGTTCGACGCGCCGGGCAATCGCGAATTGCCGCAGATCGTCGGGCAGCTCACGGTCCTGCCGAAGCATTGGTGGGAGGGCACGGATGCGCAGGGCCGCAAGCGCGATGTCTCCGCCACCACGCTCGAAGTGCCGCTGGGTTCGGGCCCCTACAGGGTCAAGGAATTCGTTGCCGGACGGTCGATCGTGCTGGAGCGCGTCAAGGATTATTGGGGGCGCGACCTCGCGGTCAATGTGGGCCGTAATAATTTCGACGAGCTGCGCTATGAGTATTTCCGCGACGCTACCGTGGCGATCGAGGCGTTCAAGGCCGATCAGGTCGATTGGCGCACCGAGAACAGCGCGAAAAATTGGGCGACGGCCTACGACTTCCCGGCCGTCACCGACAAGCGCGTGATTCTCGAGGAGTTCGCCAATCGCAGCTCGGGCGTCATGCAGGCCTTCGTGCCGAACCTGCGCCGCGCCAAGTTCAAAGATCCGCGCGTGCGACGTGCGCTCAATTACGCGTTCGACTTCGAGGAGATGAACAAGCAGATCTTCTACGGCCAGTACAAGCGTATCAGCAGTTATTTCGACGGCATCGATGAGCTGATGGCGACCGGGCTGCCGCAGGGAAAAGAGCTCGAGATTCTCGATACGGTCCGCGCCGAGGTCCCGCCCGAAGTCTTCACCACGGCCTATACCAACCCGGTCGGCGGCAGTCCGGAAGCCGTGCGCGACAATCTGCGCGAGGCGCTGCGGCTGTTCAAGGAAGCCGGCTATGAGGTGCGCGACCGCAAGCTGGTCGACGTGAAGACCGGCACGCAGTTCTCCTTGGAATTGTTGAACTCGGATCCGAGCTTCGAGCGGATCACGCTGTTCTACAAGCCGTCGCTGGAACGGCTCGGCATTGCCGTCAGCGTGCGGACGGTGGATCCCACCCAGTACGAGAACAGGACGCGCGAGTGGGATTTCGACATCGTCACCAACTCCTGGGGCGAGTCGCAGTCGCCGGGCAACGAGCAGCGCGAATTCTGGTCGTCGAAGACGGCCGACATCGCGGGTTCGCGCAACATTACCGGCATCAAGAATCCGGCGGTCGACAAGCTGATCGAGCGGGTGATCTACGCCAAGGGTCGCGACGATCTCGTCGCGGCAACCAAGGCACTCGACCGCGTGCTGCTGTGGAATCACTACGTCGTACCGCAGTGGACTTATACGAAAGTCCGCACCGCGCGCTGGGATCGGTTCGGCCGGCCGGCGGAGTTGCCCAAATACGGTCAGTCCGGCTTTCCGTTCATCTGGTGGTACGACGCGGACAAGGCGGCG